DNA sequence from the Deinococcus seoulensis genome:
CTCGGCGACGGCCTGGACGACGTGGCCGCCAGCCTGCAAGACAGCGGGCTGACCGTCATCCGCGAACAGGACGGCGACAAGTTGCCCAACCTGTTGATCGACGTGACCGGCAGCCGCCTGCTGCGCACCGCGCTGGAACGCGGCGTGCCCATCGTCAGCACCAAAGAGGCCGCCGAATGGACCGCCAAAGCCATCGCCGCCGCGAAGGATGACCCCCTGAACGTCAAGAGCCTCCAGGAATGGGTGAACGCCTGACGTAACGCCACAAAAAAGCACACGCACCGCCCCCGGCCTGAGTATGTCTCTGCCGGGGGCATTCAATTTTTGAATATTGTCAATTAGTATATTATGTAACAAATCTTGTGTGGATACCTATCTGCTTATCCCATCACGCCGTCTAGTATCTCTAGTATTTTTCTAGAATCAGCGAAATATCTAATGGTGTCATCAATCGTAATAGACGGGGAACCACCATGAGCAAATTCATTTCTTCCATCGACCAGTGATTTTAAACTCGTCTTCAATCTAGAAGCATCGGGATCATTATTAACTTCCCTCTTGAACTCCCTCGGCCAGTCTTCGCTAAATTTAGAGATTAATTTGATGATATTATCATAGGAAGGATTCATTGAACTTCCTATAACTTCCTTTCTTAGATAGTATTTTACTTCCTTCTTGGTTCTTGGCGAGCAAATATCATTTACATTATTTTTAAAAGCAACTTCTATCGATCCGCATGCTTTAATTACTGCGTATCGAGATATATACGGCGTCATAGCGCTTCCTAGTCCCATGGCGCCCAGAAAAATTTTTATTTGCCGAAGCTCAGCATCACATTCGTCTAAAATGTCTATCACTTCCTGTTTCATTAGTTATCCAAGATCTTTATAGCTAAATTAACCCTATCAGCGATTCTATCAACATGAGTGGTACGGGTTCTTATTAGATCTTGATATTCAGGATTTAAGAGCAGTTCAATTCTGGATCTTCCCAATTCTTCCGAGAGACTCTTCTGCTGCCTTAGACTATGAATAGCGATAGACATAGAATCAAAAATAGGGGCGTTGAATCTATTTGAGAATTTGGCTATACCTGCGGAGCGACCCGTGCCGCTTGATGCAGAGTGGCCGTCCGAAAGATTCCTGAATGCGTTTTCTCCCACTTTATTCAGTATAATACTCATTACTTCATAAAACTCGATTTTCATGCCTTCAATCGTTGTAGCATCCGAACTTTGCAGCTTTTGCATATATTCATTTAAATATTTCTTCAGCGATATCTGCTTGATTCTGATCTCTGCTTTATTTTCAAATATGTCCTTTATGGCAAAATATCTCAATATCAACTCCATGTCACGCATTCTGCTGTCAGCCACTTCGCTGCCGAATAGGGTACGCCAAGCACTATTTTCATTCATTTCAAATAATGCTTCGTTTAATTTTCCAAAGTATACACAGTTCCTTATTTCCTGAGGCATTAGTGTCCGCCCACTGGTATTTATCCTTTCAAAGATCTGATACATACTCGTATCATTATCTTTAGGGGCTGTTTGTATAAATATTATGCAATGGATGGTAGTATTCTTGATTTTTCTCTGTTCTATATCGGATAGCTCAAGGAAGCTCTTGCCGCGCCATCTTTTGTTGATTTTATCTGAATTAGTCAATGCGAATGTCTTTGAATCTCCAGAAAATATTCCGCGTACAAAGTCATAAACTGTCATTATGCGCTGGTAACCATCAATTATAAGCATTTTTTCGTCAGGGGTTTTAGCAAAGAAGACACTTGGTACGGGTAATCCCATTAGTATTGAATCTATGAATCGACTAGCTTCAGATTTATCCCAAACATAATGCCTTTGTAATTGAGGCTTTAATATATCCCCTTCTGCATATTGGGAAATAATCTCCCTAAAAGATAGATCTGCACCCCAACTATTTATATTGTACAGATCATCGTTTGAGTAAAAGTCATTATCTTCATCGCGCCCATAAGAAACACTCACTTCTTTTACCATATGACCTCCACATTAAAGTAGAATTTGAAAATTTCAGCAGCAACCGATTAGCTCAGAAATCATATTACCTTTAACCCAGCACGCATGACCGGCTTTAGATATTACGAATACTTCAGGCGGAAAGACTCTATTTCCAAATTTCTTAAGGAGCTTATGGTAAAAAACCATTTAGATCGGCCGCACTCTGTTTGATATGTGCATCAATATCATATTTACCCCCACGCCGTCTCGCGCATTTGACCATCCATCCAATTTGGGCAATTGCGACTCACGGCGATAACTTGTATCCGTATTACCGGCTTCTGCTGGGGCGCGGGGTGGTGACGGGGGGCGGAGTGGAGGGGGAATCCAGGGCCGCCCCTCTCCCCCATCAACGCGAAATGGCCGAGGGTCGCATTTCCAGATTGTTTAGCTTAAACTAAACCCGTGCCGCCGCTGGTCTACGTTCGCCTCCCTCACCGCCTGCGGGCCCGGCACGTCCGCATCGTGGAATGCCTGCTCGACATGAATCGAGCTGGACACCGGGACGCGGTCTGGCAATGCATCAAGCTCTGCCAGGACGTCCGGGAGCATGGACATGTCAGCCGGTACGTGGTGGCTCTGAAAGGCTATCCGGGTATCAGTGAACTGAAGCCCAGTACCCGCACGGGCGAACGCGGCGGGGCGCGCGTAT
Encoded proteins:
- a CDS encoding DUF262 domain-containing protein, translating into MVKEVSVSYGRDEDNDFYSNDDLYNINSWGADLSFREIISQYAEGDILKPQLQRHYVWDKSEASRFIDSILMGLPVPSVFFAKTPDEKMLIIDGYQRIMTVYDFVRGIFSGDSKTFALTNSDKINKRWRGKSFLELSDIEQRKIKNTTIHCIIFIQTAPKDNDTSMYQIFERINTSGRTLMPQEIRNCVYFGKLNEALFEMNENSAWRTLFGSEVADSRMRDMELILRYFAIKDIFENKAEIRIKQISLKKYLNEYMQKLQSSDATTIEGMKIEFYEVMSIILNKVGENAFRNLSDGHSASSGTGRSAGIAKFSNRFNAPIFDSMSIAIHSLRQQKSLSEELGRSRIELLLNPEYQDLIRTRTTHVDRIADRVNLAIKILDN
- a CDS encoding HEPN domain-containing protein, whose amino-acid sequence is MKQEVIDILDECDAELRQIKIFLGAMGLGSAMTPYISRYAVIKACGSIEVAFKNNVNDICSPRTKKEVKYYLRKEVIGSSMNPSYDNIIKLISKFSEDWPREFKREVNNDPDASRLKTSLKSLVDGRNEFAHGGSPSITIDDTIRYFADSRKILEILDGVMG